Proteins co-encoded in one Paraburkholderia edwinii genomic window:
- a CDS encoding xanthine dehydrogenase family protein molybdopterin-binding subunit gives MVKRRTFLVGGAATLGALVVGWSALPPRQRLTPAEPLAAQPAQTAINGWVKIGADNRITVMVCRAEMGQGVHTGLAMLVAEELDADWSTVGVEAAPVDRIYNNVESVAGNLPFRPDDDSAIKGLFTWLARKGAREAGAMMTGGSTSLNDAWLPMREAGAAARAMLIEAAATQWGVPVEQCHTKTGRVYDGPVDAPADGITAAATRSATYGELAPLAARQALPRKIELKDPAAFRLIGKPLARIEAPSKLDGSARFGIDAAPDGLLYASVAMCPVSGGAVAHFDGAAAAVQSGVVSVFAVPPYHGGTGGVAVIADNAFTAMHALDAVKCEWKIDDDTRLSSMDAMRRLSEALDDSAGHTWYAHGDVDAALGIAARTVSAEYHAPYLAHAALEPINCTAQIRSDGSAIVWAATQVPDVARRYTAQMLGIAEDKVDLRQQLIGGAFGRRLEMDYIAQAVAIAEKVRGTPVQTIWTRPQDMTHDFYRPACVSRFTAGLNDAGVVTAWRNTSASQSIVTSWLARNYGVPGFAAALGRSFDKTNDEGAFDQPYEWPNVRIGHKPVALPVPVGFWRSVGHSHQAFFVESFVDELAAAARKDPVAFRAAMLAHHPRHLAVLRRVAQLAGWRTPLDADERGLAQARGIALHEAFGSVVGQVVEVSVEADKARTIHVNRVVCVIDCGLPVNPNLIAQQLEGAIVFGLSAALYESITLDGGAVKEQYYSDYPVVRMEQCPRIQTDIMTSREHPQGVGEAATPPVAPAVANAVFALTGRRLRSLPLKLA, from the coding sequence ATGGTCAAGCGTAGAACCTTCCTTGTCGGCGGTGCCGCGACGCTCGGCGCGCTCGTGGTCGGCTGGTCCGCGCTGCCGCCGCGCCAGCGGCTGACGCCGGCGGAGCCACTTGCCGCGCAGCCCGCGCAGACGGCGATAAACGGCTGGGTCAAGATCGGCGCCGACAATCGCATCACCGTGATGGTCTGCCGCGCCGAGATGGGGCAGGGCGTGCACACCGGGCTGGCGATGCTGGTCGCCGAGGAACTCGATGCGGACTGGTCGACGGTCGGCGTCGAGGCCGCGCCAGTCGACCGGATTTACAACAACGTGGAAAGTGTCGCCGGCAACCTGCCGTTTCGTCCCGACGACGACAGCGCGATCAAAGGGCTTTTCACGTGGCTTGCACGCAAGGGCGCGCGCGAGGCCGGTGCGATGATGACGGGCGGTTCGACCTCGCTCAACGACGCGTGGCTGCCGATGCGCGAGGCCGGCGCGGCCGCGCGCGCGATGCTGATCGAGGCGGCCGCGACGCAATGGGGCGTGCCTGTCGAGCAATGCCATACGAAGACGGGCCGCGTATACGACGGCCCGGTTGACGCGCCCGCCGACGGCATTACAGCGGCCGCCACGCGCAGCGCGACATACGGCGAGCTCGCGCCGCTTGCCGCGCGCCAGGCGCTGCCGCGCAAGATCGAGTTGAAAGATCCGGCCGCATTCCGGCTGATCGGCAAGCCGCTCGCGCGTATCGAGGCGCCATCGAAGCTCGATGGGTCGGCGCGCTTCGGTATCGATGCGGCGCCCGACGGGTTGCTGTACGCCAGCGTCGCGATGTGTCCGGTGTCCGGCGGCGCGGTCGCGCATTTCGATGGCGCGGCTGCTGCCGTGCAGTCCGGCGTGGTCAGCGTGTTCGCGGTGCCGCCTTATCACGGCGGCACAGGTGGCGTCGCGGTGATCGCCGACAACGCCTTCACGGCGATGCACGCGCTCGACGCAGTGAAGTGCGAATGGAAGATCGACGACGACACGCGCCTCTCGAGCATGGATGCGATGCGGCGCCTTTCCGAAGCGCTCGACGACAGCGCGGGGCACACGTGGTATGCACATGGCGACGTCGATGCGGCACTCGGCATCGCCGCGCGCACGGTCAGCGCCGAATACCACGCGCCGTATCTCGCACATGCGGCGCTCGAACCGATCAACTGCACCGCGCAGATCAGAAGCGATGGCTCGGCAATCGTCTGGGCCGCGACACAAGTGCCCGACGTCGCGCGCCGCTATACGGCACAGATGCTCGGCATTGCCGAGGACAAAGTCGACTTGCGCCAGCAGCTGATCGGCGGCGCGTTCGGCAGGCGCCTCGAGATGGATTACATCGCACAAGCCGTCGCGATTGCGGAGAAGGTACGCGGCACGCCCGTGCAAACCATCTGGACACGTCCGCAAGACATGACCCACGACTTCTATCGCCCGGCATGTGTATCGCGCTTTACCGCAGGCCTCAACGATGCGGGCGTCGTGACCGCATGGCGCAACACCTCGGCGAGCCAGTCGATCGTGACGAGCTGGCTCGCGCGCAACTACGGCGTACCGGGTTTTGCCGCGGCGCTCGGCCGTTCGTTCGACAAGACCAACGACGAAGGCGCATTCGATCAGCCTTACGAATGGCCGAACGTACGCATCGGCCACAAGCCGGTGGCGCTGCCGGTGCCGGTCGGCTTCTGGCGCTCGGTCGGGCATTCGCATCAGGCGTTCTTTGTCGAGAGCTTTGTCGATGAACTGGCGGCCGCCGCGCGCAAAGACCCCGTCGCGTTTCGCGCGGCCATGCTCGCCCATCATCCGCGTCATCTCGCGGTGCTGCGCCGGGTCGCGCAGCTCGCGGGCTGGCGGACGCCACTCGATGCCGACGAGCGAGGTCTTGCGCAGGCGCGCGGCATCGCGTTGCATGAGGCGTTCGGCAGCGTCGTCGGTCAGGTGGTCGAAGTATCGGTCGAAGCGGACAAGGCGAGGACGATTCATGTGAACCGTGTGGTCTGCGTGATCGATTGCGGCTTGCCTGTGAATCCGAATCTGATCGCACAGCAGCTCGAAGGCGCGATCGTATTCGGACTATCCGCCGCGCTTTATGAATCGATCACACTCGACGGCGGTGCGGTCAAAGAGCAGTACTACAGCGATTATCCGGTGGTGAGAATGGAGCAATGCCCGCGGATTCAAACGGACATCATGACGAGCCGCGAGCATCCGCAAGGCGTGGGCGAGGCGGCGACGCCGCCTGTCGCACCGGCGGTCGCGAATGCAGTGTTCGCGCTGACCGGGCGCAGGCTGCGCTCGCTGCCGCTCAAGCTTGCATGA
- the mscL gene encoding large conductance mechanosensitive channel protein MscL, whose product MAGVFQEFKQFAIKGNVMDLAVGVIIGGAFSTIVNSIVKDLIMPIVGIVTGNIDFSNKFIRIGALPASFKGNPDSYKDLQTAGVAVVGYGSFMTVVLNFLILAFIVFLLVKFINKLRELEKTEAETPAAPAGPPEDVLLLREIRDELKDQRQRA is encoded by the coding sequence ATGGCAGGCGTTTTTCAGGAGTTCAAGCAGTTTGCGATCAAGGGCAACGTGATGGATCTCGCGGTCGGCGTGATCATCGGCGGCGCGTTTTCGACGATCGTCAATTCAATCGTGAAGGACCTGATCATGCCGATCGTCGGCATCGTGACCGGCAATATCGACTTCTCGAACAAGTTCATCCGGATCGGCGCGTTACCGGCAAGCTTCAAGGGCAATCCCGATTCGTACAAGGACCTGCAGACAGCGGGCGTCGCGGTGGTCGGCTACGGCTCGTTCATGACCGTCGTGCTCAACTTCCTGATTCTCGCGTTTATCGTGTTTCTGCTCGTCAAGTTCATCAACAAGCTGCGCGAGCTCGAAAAGACCGAAGCCGAGACGCCAGCAGCGCCGGCCGGGCCGCCCGAGGACGTCCTGCTGCTGCGCGAGATCCGCGACGAGTTGAAGGATCAGAGGCAGCGCGCCTGA
- a CDS encoding epoxide hydrolase family protein → MRTAHAADAASTASAIGSAHSDESIRPYRIYVPQAQLDDLKRRIAQTRWPDVETVKDDSQGIQLAKVQALVRYWGTDYDWRKAEAQLNALPEFVTTIDGVDIQFIHVRSRNPNALPVILTHGWPGSTFEFIKAIGPLTDPEAYGGRAEDAFDVVIPSIPGYGFSGRPTDLGWGPDRTARAWDVLMKRLGYRQYVSQGGDHGSVISDALARQAPNGLLAIHLNMPATVPGDLMKSINSGDPAPAGLTPAERDAYDSLSTFFGRNAAYGAMMVTRPQTIGYSLADSPSGMAAWMVEKFAQWSDSGGDPERVLTKDEMLNDVTLYWLTNTGASSSRFYWENNNNNFSSAAQKTTDIKIPVAISVFPHEIYRAPKSWSERAYPTLYYYHQVAKGGHFAAWEQPQLFAEELRAAFRPVRRQFGHGA, encoded by the coding sequence ATGCGCACCGCCCACGCTGCCGATGCGGCATCGACCGCGTCCGCCATCGGCAGCGCACACAGCGACGAAAGCATCCGCCCATATCGGATTTACGTGCCGCAGGCGCAACTCGACGATCTGAAGCGGCGCATCGCGCAAACGCGCTGGCCCGACGTTGAAACGGTGAAGGACGATTCGCAAGGCATCCAGCTGGCGAAGGTGCAGGCACTCGTGCGCTACTGGGGCACCGATTACGACTGGCGCAAGGCCGAGGCGCAGCTCAACGCGCTGCCCGAATTCGTGACGACGATCGATGGCGTCGACATCCAGTTTATCCACGTCCGCTCGCGCAACCCGAACGCGTTGCCGGTCATCCTCACGCATGGCTGGCCCGGCTCGACCTTCGAGTTCATCAAGGCGATCGGCCCGCTGACGGACCCCGAGGCTTATGGCGGGCGTGCCGAAGACGCGTTCGATGTGGTGATTCCGTCGATTCCCGGTTATGGCTTTTCCGGCCGGCCGACAGACCTGGGCTGGGGCCCCGATCGCACCGCGCGCGCATGGGACGTGCTGATGAAGCGGCTCGGTTACAGGCAGTACGTGTCGCAGGGTGGCGACCACGGCTCGGTGATCTCCGACGCTCTCGCGAGGCAAGCGCCGAACGGCCTGCTGGCGATTCACCTCAATATGCCGGCCACGGTGCCGGGCGATCTCATGAAGTCGATCAACAGCGGCGACCCCGCGCCGGCCGGATTGACGCCCGCCGAGCGCGACGCCTATGACTCGCTCAGCACGTTTTTCGGCCGGAATGCGGCCTACGGCGCGATGATGGTCACGCGTCCGCAGACGATCGGCTATTCACTCGCGGATTCGCCTTCGGGCATGGCAGCCTGGATGGTCGAGAAGTTCGCGCAATGGAGCGACAGCGGCGGCGATCCCGAGCGCGTGCTGACGAAGGATGAAATGCTCAATGACGTCACGCTGTACTGGCTGACCAATACGGGTGCGTCGTCGTCGCGGTTCTATTGGGAAAACAACAATAACAATTTCAGCTCGGCCGCACAGAAAACGACGGACATCAAGATTCCTGTGGCCATCTCCGTGTTCCCGCACGAGATCTATCGCGCGCCGAAGAGCTGGAGCGAGCGCGCGTACCCGACGCTGTACTACTACCACCAGGTGGCGAAAGGCGGTCACTTCGCGGCCTGGGAGCAACCGCAGCTGTTCGCCGAGGAATTGCGCGCCGCGTTCAGGCCGGTGCGGCGTCAGTTTGGGCATGGGGCGTAA
- the ddpX gene encoding D-alanyl-D-alanine dipeptidase, whose amino-acid sequence MTEPIRSTSKLIPITRDTHGVDIDLVYATARNLTGKPIYQHAHCLLLEPAEAALRTAIAIARDSGFALRIFDAYRPPQAQQVLWDFLPDPTYIADVKRGSNHSRGAAVDLTLLDANGEALDMGTGFDAMTVESEHFHPGLPEHVQRNRLMLLGVMHAAGFTHIKSEWWHFELPGALALPLIDNANSGPLRLM is encoded by the coding sequence ATGACCGAACCCATCAGATCCACTTCAAAACTGATTCCCATCACCCGCGACACGCACGGTGTCGACATCGACCTCGTCTACGCCACCGCGCGCAATCTGACGGGCAAACCGATCTACCAACACGCGCACTGCCTGCTGCTCGAGCCGGCCGAAGCCGCGCTGCGCACCGCGATTGCAATCGCGCGCGACAGCGGCTTCGCGCTACGCATCTTCGATGCGTACCGGCCGCCGCAAGCGCAGCAGGTGCTGTGGGACTTCCTGCCGGACCCGACCTATATCGCCGACGTCAAGCGCGGCTCGAACCACAGCCGCGGCGCTGCAGTCGACCTCACGCTCCTCGATGCGAACGGCGAAGCGCTCGATATGGGCACGGGCTTCGATGCGATGACGGTCGAATCCGAGCACTTTCATCCGGGCCTGCCCGAGCATGTGCAGCGCAACCGGCTGATGCTGCTCGGCGTCATGCATGCGGCCGGTTTCACGCATATCAAAAGCGAATGGTGGCATTTCGAATTGCCGGGCGCGCTCGCGCTGCCGTTGATCGACAACGCCAATAGCGGGCCGCTACGGCTCATGTAA
- a CDS encoding ABC transporter substrate-binding protein, with protein MKQGLRNVLAVAALAASIGFSLTASMPAGAATPKDMLVMATMLDEFSTLDPGEVYELVPEEYIANTYDRLVRVDLKDPSKFNGDVAQWWSVSPDGLTFTFRIKSGLKFHSGNPLTADDVAWSIQRTVLLDKGAAAVLQGIGLTKDNVLQRVKKIDDTTVSVSTDQKYAPTFVLNVLGAWPASVVDKQLLLTHQKNNDFGNEWLRTNEAGSGAYKLVKWTANESLILQRFDGYRVPLAMKRIVLRHVPEAATQRLLLENGDADIARNLSPDDLAALEKSGKAHVTAVPQATLLYLGLNVKNPNLAKPDVQEAMKWLIDYNGIQTNIAKSTFKVHQTFLPEGFLGALNDNPYHQDVAKAKALLAKAGLPNGFKVTMDVRSSYPYNEIAQAVQANLAQGGIKVEIIPGDNKQTLAKYRARAHDIYIGEWSADYIDPHSNAQGFAWNPDNSDKSSYKMLAWRNSWNIPDLTKETNEALAESSTTKRAQLYQTMQKQMLANSPFVIMFQQVSQVAMRPGVSGIEVGPINDLVSYLHLKKQP; from the coding sequence ATGAAACAGGGTTTGCGCAACGTGCTCGCCGTGGCCGCACTGGCGGCCTCGATAGGCTTCTCGCTGACGGCAAGCATGCCCGCGGGCGCCGCGACGCCGAAAGACATGCTTGTCATGGCGACGATGCTCGACGAGTTCTCCACGCTCGATCCGGGCGAAGTCTACGAGCTCGTGCCCGAGGAATACATCGCGAACACCTACGACCGGCTCGTGCGCGTGGACCTCAAGGATCCGTCGAAATTCAACGGCGACGTCGCGCAATGGTGGAGCGTGAGCCCCGACGGATTGACGTTCACGTTCAGGATAAAGAGCGGGCTCAAGTTCCATTCGGGCAATCCGCTCACCGCCGACGACGTCGCGTGGTCGATCCAGCGCACCGTGCTGCTCGACAAAGGCGCGGCCGCGGTGCTGCAAGGCATCGGCCTCACCAAAGACAATGTGCTGCAACGCGTGAAGAAAATCGACGACACGACGGTGAGCGTCAGCACCGACCAGAAATACGCACCGACCTTCGTGCTCAACGTGCTCGGCGCGTGGCCCGCTTCGGTGGTCGACAAACAGTTGCTGCTCACGCACCAGAAGAACAACGACTTCGGCAACGAATGGCTGCGCACGAACGAGGCCGGCTCAGGCGCGTACAAGCTCGTCAAGTGGACCGCGAACGAGAGCCTGATCTTGCAGCGCTTCGACGGCTACCGCGTGCCGCTTGCGATGAAGCGCATCGTGCTGCGTCATGTGCCCGAAGCGGCCACACAACGTCTGCTGCTCGAAAACGGCGACGCCGACATTGCACGCAACCTGAGCCCCGACGACCTCGCCGCGCTGGAAAAATCCGGCAAGGCGCATGTCACGGCCGTGCCGCAGGCGACGCTGCTGTATCTGGGCCTGAATGTGAAGAACCCGAATCTCGCGAAGCCCGACGTGCAGGAAGCGATGAAGTGGCTGATCGACTACAACGGCATTCAGACCAATATCGCAAAGTCCACGTTCAAGGTGCACCAGACGTTTCTGCCCGAAGGCTTTCTCGGCGCGCTGAACGACAACCCGTATCACCAGGACGTCGCGAAAGCGAAGGCGCTGCTCGCGAAAGCGGGCTTGCCGAATGGCTTCAAGGTGACGATGGACGTGCGCAGCAGTTACCCATATAACGAAATCGCGCAGGCGGTGCAGGCGAATCTCGCACAAGGCGGCATCAAGGTCGAGATCATTCCCGGCGACAACAAGCAGACGCTCGCGAAATACCGCGCACGTGCGCACGACATCTATATCGGCGAATGGTCGGCCGACTATATCGATCCGCACAGCAATGCGCAGGGCTTCGCATGGAACCCCGACAACTCGGACAAGTCATCCTACAAGATGCTCGCATGGCGCAATTCGTGGAACATTCCCGATCTGACGAAGGAAACGAACGAAGCGCTCGCCGAATCGTCAACTACGAAACGCGCGCAGCTCTACCAGACGATGCAGAAGCAGATGCTCGCGAACTCGCCGTTCGTGATCATGTTCCAGCAGGTGTCGCAGGTTGCGATGCGGCCCGGTGTGAGCGGCATCGAAGTGGGTCCGATCAACGATCTTGTATCGTATCTGCACCTGAAGAAGCAGCCGTAA
- a CDS encoding ABC transporter permease → MSTPVTPFDRLRALPAHHAGVRWTLRALRWVLTLAITFVGLLAVTFVIGRKVPIDPVLAVVGDRASATAYAAARAQLGLDQPLAVQFWVYARDVLHGNLGVSLLTANPVLDDIKRVFPATLELATLSTVIGVLIGIPLGVIAAVRHNRWIDHVARFVGLIGSSVPVFWLGLMGLLLFYARLHWVGGPGRIDPVYDGMVDTHTGSLLIDALIAGEWEVFFNALSHIALPAAILGYYSVAYLSRMTRSFMLDQLSQEYITTARAKGLPERRVIWRHAFGNIMVPLLTVIALSYSFLLEGSVLTEIVFAWPGIGSYLTGALLNADMNAVLGSTLVIGATFIALNLLTDALYRVFDPRAR, encoded by the coding sequence ATGTCGACTCCCGTCACGCCGTTCGACCGCCTGCGCGCTCTGCCCGCTCATCACGCGGGCGTGCGCTGGACGCTGCGCGCGCTGCGCTGGGTGCTGACGCTCGCCATTACGTTCGTCGGGCTGCTCGCGGTGACCTTCGTGATCGGCCGCAAGGTGCCGATCGATCCGGTGCTCGCGGTGGTCGGCGACCGCGCCTCCGCCACGGCCTACGCGGCCGCGCGCGCCCAGCTCGGCCTCGACCAGCCGCTCGCCGTCCAGTTCTGGGTCTACGCGCGCGACGTGCTGCACGGCAATCTCGGCGTCTCGCTGCTTACCGCCAACCCGGTGCTCGACGACATCAAGCGTGTATTTCCGGCCACGCTCGAGCTCGCGACGCTGTCGACCGTCATCGGCGTGCTGATCGGCATACCGCTCGGCGTGATCGCCGCGGTCCGGCATAACCGCTGGATCGATCACGTCGCGCGCTTTGTCGGCCTGATCGGCAGCTCCGTGCCCGTGTTCTGGCTCGGGCTGATGGGCCTGCTGCTGTTTTACGCGAGACTGCATTGGGTGGGCGGCCCCGGCCGTATCGATCCGGTCTACGACGGCATGGTCGATACGCACACCGGCAGTCTGCTTATCGACGCGCTGATTGCCGGCGAATGGGAGGTGTTCTTCAACGCGCTATCGCATATCGCGCTGCCGGCCGCGATCCTCGGCTATTACTCGGTCGCCTATCTGAGCCGGATGACACGCTCGTTCATGCTCGACCAGCTAAGCCAGGAATACATCACCACGGCGCGCGCGAAAGGATTGCCGGAGCGGCGCGTGATCTGGCGGCACGCCTTCGGCAACATCATGGTGCCGCTTTTGACTGTGATCGCGCTGTCGTACAGCTTTCTGCTCGAAGGCTCGGTGCTGACCGAAATTGTGTTCGCATGGCCCGGCATCGGTTCGTATCTGACCGGCGCGCTCCTGAACGCCGATATGAACGCGGTGCTCGGCAGCACGCTCGTGATCGGCGCGACGTTTATCGCGCTCAATTTGCTGACCGACGCGCTGTATCGCGTGTTCGACCCACGTGCCCGTTGA
- the nikC gene encoding nickel transporter permease: MNDEPPPRRASGWRAWLLSDAPASRRQAALGLAYRRWRRFAGNPLSLFGFAILVLLVAVAAFGPLIAPHDPLRQVLSDRLLPPGSVSHWLGTDQLGRDILSRLIDGARITLSIAILVVIVVVPIGLMIGTVAGFCGGWIDNVLMRITDIALAFPKIVLALAFAAAVGPGVINAVIAISITAWPAYARLARAETLRLVDADFIHVARLQGASRARILLRYIVPLCSSSVIVRATLDMAGIILTVAGLGFLGLGAQPPSPEWGYMVASGRNVLLNAWWVATIPGCAILVVSLAFNLLGDGLRDVFDPRHGD, translated from the coding sequence ATGAACGACGAGCCGCCGCCGCGACGCGCCTCGGGCTGGCGCGCGTGGCTCCTGAGCGACGCGCCCGCGTCGCGCCGCCAGGCCGCGCTCGGCCTCGCGTACCGCCGCTGGCGGCGCTTTGCCGGCAATCCGCTGTCGCTGTTCGGTTTCGCGATTCTCGTGCTGCTGGTCGCAGTGGCCGCATTCGGGCCGCTCATCGCGCCGCACGATCCACTGCGGCAGGTCCTGTCCGACCGGCTGCTGCCGCCGGGTTCGGTGTCGCACTGGCTCGGCACCGATCAGCTCGGCCGCGACATCCTGTCCCGGCTCATTGACGGCGCGCGCATCACGCTGTCGATCGCGATACTCGTGGTGATCGTCGTGGTGCCGATCGGCCTCATGATCGGCACGGTGGCCGGCTTCTGCGGCGGCTGGATCGACAACGTGCTGATGCGCATCACCGATATCGCGCTCGCGTTTCCGAAGATCGTGCTGGCGCTCGCGTTCGCGGCCGCTGTCGGGCCCGGCGTCATCAACGCGGTTATCGCGATTTCGATTACCGCATGGCCGGCCTATGCGCGGCTTGCTCGCGCCGAAACGCTACGGCTCGTCGATGCGGACTTTATCCACGTCGCGCGGCTGCAAGGCGCGTCGCGCGCGCGCATTCTGCTGCGCTATATCGTGCCGCTGTGCTCGTCGTCGGTCATCGTGCGTGCGACGCTCGATATGGCGGGCATCATCCTGACCGTCGCAGGCCTCGGTTTTCTTGGCCTTGGCGCGCAACCGCCAAGCCCTGAATGGGGCTACATGGTCGCGTCGGGCCGCAATGTGCTGCTCAACGCCTGGTGGGTCGCGACGATACCGGGCTGCGCGATCCTCGTGGTGAGCCTTGCGTTCAATCTGCTCGGCGACGGACTGCGCGACGTGTTCGATCCGCGGCATGGAGACTGA
- a CDS encoding ABC transporter ATP-binding protein, translating into MTDSSSLPSATGKAVADTAKSALASVPLAEIDDLRIAFRGHDGTFAEAVRGVSLTLNKGERLGIVGESGSGKSLTGRALLGLLPPAAQMHANTLRFDGTNLLALSARKRRQLCGQQMGMILQDPKYSLNPVMTVAEQMREAFALHAPKTGRREMREKIVEALAAVHIRNPQRVADAYPHELSGGMGQRVMIAMMVSTGPRLLVADEPTSALDVLVAAQVLAILDETIAKHDTGLILISHDLPLVMSFCDRVVVMYAGRVVETCAARDLLHAQHPYTRGLLAANPPLANPPDELPVLARDPAWLTDSHDNAHAGASA; encoded by the coding sequence ATGACCGATTCTTCTTCGCTGCCGAGCGCTACGGGCAAGGCTGTGGCCGACACGGCTAAAAGCGCCCTCGCCTCTGTTCCGCTCGCTGAAATCGACGACCTGCGCATCGCGTTTCGCGGCCACGACGGCACGTTTGCGGAAGCGGTACGCGGTGTATCGCTCACGCTGAACAAAGGCGAGCGGCTCGGCATTGTCGGCGAATCGGGTTCGGGCAAGTCGCTGACGGGCCGCGCGTTGCTCGGCTTACTGCCGCCTGCTGCACAGATGCACGCGAACACGCTGCGCTTCGATGGTACGAACCTGCTCGCGCTCAGCGCGCGCAAGCGCCGTCAGTTGTGCGGCCAACAGATGGGCATGATCCTGCAGGACCCGAAATATTCGCTGAACCCGGTGATGACTGTGGCCGAACAGATGCGCGAAGCGTTCGCGCTGCACGCGCCTAAAACCGGCCGCCGCGAGATGCGCGAGAAGATCGTCGAGGCGCTCGCGGCCGTCCATATCCGCAATCCGCAGCGTGTCGCCGACGCGTATCCGCACGAACTGTCGGGCGGCATGGGGCAGCGCGTGATGATCGCGATGATGGTGTCGACGGGCCCGCGCCTTCTGGTCGCCGACGAACCGACCAGCGCGCTCGATGTGCTGGTCGCCGCGCAAGTGCTTGCGATTCTCGACGAAACGATTGCGAAGCACGACACCGGGCTGATTCTGATCAGCCACGATCTGCCGCTCGTGATGTCGTTCTGCGATCGCGTGGTCGTCATGTATGCGGGGCGTGTCGTCGAAACCTGCGCGGCGCGCGATCTGTTGCATGCGCAGCATCCTTATACGCGCGGCCTGCTGGCCGCGAACCCGCCGCTCGCCAACCCGCCGGACGAATTGCCGGTGCTCGCACGCGACCCGGCATGGCTCACGGACTCGCACGATAACGCGCACGCGGGAGCCTCCGCATGA
- a CDS encoding ABC transporter ATP-binding protein: MIDVDALTVRFRTKTGPFDAVRDASFQVRAGEAFGLVGESGSGKSTVLRALTGLVPIAGGRVTIGGRMVDTASGARAKQRVSGSRDRAPQRGVQMVFQDPYGSLHPRFTVDQTLREPLAINGLDREHERIAAALREVGLGPAYRFRYPHQLSGGQRQRVAIARALIVEPRVLLLDEPTSALDVSVQAEILNLLQRLARERNLTMVLVSHNLAVVGFLCSRVAVMRNGEIVEALGIDAVREQRVQHEYTRSLLLATAGYRRNAVDSIGVDAAL, from the coding sequence TTGATCGACGTCGACGCGCTCACGGTACGCTTTCGCACGAAAACCGGGCCATTCGACGCAGTGCGTGACGCGAGTTTTCAGGTGCGGGCGGGCGAAGCGTTTGGCCTCGTCGGCGAATCGGGTTCGGGCAAGTCGACGGTGCTGCGCGCGTTGACGGGGCTCGTGCCGATTGCGGGCGGGCGCGTGACGATCGGTGGGCGCATGGTAGATACGGCAAGCGGCGCGCGTGCAAAGCAACGCGTTAGCGGTTCGCGCGACCGCGCCCCGCAGCGCGGCGTGCAAATGGTGTTTCAGGACCCGTATGGCTCGCTGCATCCGCGCTTCACCGTCGACCAAACGCTGCGCGAGCCGCTCGCGATCAACGGCCTCGATCGCGAACACGAACGCATTGCCGCTGCACTACGCGAAGTCGGACTCGGCCCCGCGTACCGCTTCCGCTACCCGCATCAGCTGTCGGGCGGCCAGCGGCAGCGCGTGGCCATTGCGCGCGCTCTGATCGTCGAGCCGCGCGTGCTGCTGCTCGACGAACCGACGTCAGCGCTCGACGTATCGGTGCAGGCCGAAATACTGAACCTGCTGCAGCGCCTCGCGCGCGAGCGCAATCTGACCATGGTTCTCGTGAGCCACAACCTGGCGGTGGTCGGCTTTCTGTGCTCGCGCGTCGCGGTGATGCGCAACGGCGAGATCGTCGAAGCGCTCGGTATCGATGCCGTGCGCGAGCAGCGCGTGCAACATGAATACACGCGCAGCCTGTTGCTTGCGACTGCCGGATACCGGCGCAATGCGGTCGATTCAATCGGAGTGGATGCGGCGTTGTAG